In one window of Pseudopipra pipra isolate bDixPip1 chromosome 27, bDixPip1.hap1, whole genome shotgun sequence DNA:
- the CDC34 gene encoding ubiquitin-conjugating enzyme E2 R1, whose amino-acid sequence MARPPVPSSQKALLLELKGLQEEPVEGFRVTLVDEGDLYTWDVAIFGPPDTHYEGGYFKARLRFPIDYPYSPPAFRFLTKMWHPNIYETGDVCISILHPPVDDPQSGELPSERWNPTQNVRTILLSVISLLNEPNTFSPANVDASVMYRKWKESKGKDREYTDIIRKQVLGTKLDAERDGVKVPTTLAEYCVKTKVPASDEGSDLFYDDYYEDDEMEEEAESCYGDEDDSGNEES is encoded by the exons atgGCGCGGCCCCCCGTGCCCAGCTCGCAGAAGgcgctgctgctggagctgaaggggctgcaggaggagcccGTGGAGGGGTTCCGGGTCACCCTGGTGGACGAGGGGGACCTGTACACCTGGGACGTGGCCATCTTCGGCCCCCCGGACACCCACTACGAGGGCGGGTACTTCAAG GCTCGTCTCCGATTTCCCATCGACTACCCCTACTCTCCTCCTGCCTTCAGGTTCTTAACCAAAATGTGGCACCCCAATATCTATGAG ACTGGTGATGTCTGCATCTCCATCCTCCACCCACCTGTGGACGACCCGCAGAGTGGGGAGCTGCCATCGGAGCGCTGGAACCCCACCCAGAACGTGcg GACCATTCTCCTGAGTGTGATCTCACTGCTGAATGAGCCCAACACGTTTTCCCCAGCCAATGTGGACGCCTCTGTGATGTACCGCAAgtggaaggagagcaaagggaagGACCGGGAGTACACGGACATCATCAG GAAGCAAGTGCTGGGCACCAAACTGGACGCTGAGCGGGACGGTGTGAAAGTCCCCACCACGCTGGCAGAGTACTGTGTGAAGACCAAGGTTCCAGCCTCAGATGAGGGCTCAGACCTCTTCTATGATGACTATTATGAGGATGATGagatggaggaggaagcagagagCTGTTACGGTGATGAGGATGACTCTGGCAATGAGGAATCTTGA